Proteins from a genomic interval of Trifolium pratense cultivar HEN17-A07 linkage group LG6, ARS_RC_1.1, whole genome shotgun sequence:
- the LOC123888143 gene encoding FBD-associated F-box protein At5g56370-like: MQQPRNSKAALAVDKISSLPDAILSRILSLLSIKDAVATSVLSKRWIHLWHYVDSIDFSDIITVNSILSNSNFNNFMYSVLLSRYAAGSHFTNRFCLVIEYGNPNLAYNLGFPNVNKWVNLIVQPGLKYLRLHLYVNDNADDQIPKLPIGILNCRTLVSLDLRQFCAKDFSFSSIGFGFPSLNVLHLRDICFHEVRDFMLLLAGCPILEDLLAIDINFHNKEDPLTIQEFKSLSLPKLINAHMAQCWCSCFPMKALSNTEFLCVETFMLCTKEQVNPPQCPYYDIPIFHNLTQLELHDRLELVAQVLQYFPKLQKLELNQESYETAGNEEDGQQNWAEPEVVPQCLSSHLRTCSIHNFLGLQSELMLAKYILKNARNLQIMEIGYLRCYPEMQIKLSACPKASATCQLLYY, encoded by the exons ATGCAGCAACCGAGAAATTCCAAAGCAGCACTGGCAGTGGATAAAATCAGCAGTTTACCGGACGCTATTCTGAGTCGCATTCTATCTCTTCTCTCCATCAAAGATGCAGTTGCAACAAGTGTTCTGTCAAAGAGATGGATTCATCTATGGCACTATGTTGACAGTATCGACTTCTCCGACATCATCACAGTGAATAGCATTCTATCTAATAGCAATTTTAACAACTTTATGTACTCCGTTTTGCTCTCTCGATATGCCGCTGGCTCTCATTTCACCAACCGTTTCTGCCTCGTAATTGAATACGGTAACCCTAATCTTGCCTATAATTTAGGGTTTCCCAATGTCAACAAATGGGTTAACCTTATTGTTCAACCTGGACTCAAGTATCTTCGTCTCCATCTCTATGTGAATGACAATGCTGATGACCAAATACCCAAATTGCCGATAGGTATTCTCAACTGTAGAACACTTGTAAGTCTCGACCTTCGCCAATTCTGTGCGaaggatttttctttttcttccattggatttggatttccGTCGCTCAATGTGCTTCATTTGAGAGATATTTGCTTCCATGAAGTTCGAGATTTTATGTTGCTTCTAGCTGGATGTCCCATTCTCGAGGATCTACTAGCGATAGATATAAACTTCCATAACAAGGAAGATCCTCTTACTATTCAAGAGTTTAAAAGCTTAAGCTTACCCAAATTGATTAATGCACATATGGCTCAATGTTGGTGTTCATGTTTTCCGATGAAAGCTCTTTCTAATACGGAGTTTTTATGTGTTGAGACGTTCATGTTATGCACAAAAGAACAG GTGAATCCGCCACAATGCCCTTACTATGATATTCCTATATTTCATAATTTAACCCAATTGGAGCTCCATGATAGGTTGGAATTGGTAGCACAAGTGCTCCAATACTTCCCTAAGCTTCAAAAACTCGAACTTAACCAG GAGTCATATGAGACAGCGGGGAATGAAGAAGATGGTCAGCAAAATTGGGCGGAACCAGAAGTTGTCCCACAATGTCTTTCATCACACCTTAGAACTTGCAGTATTCATAACTTTTTAGGCTTACAAAGTGAGCTTATGTtagcaaaatatattttgaagaatgCAAGAAATTTACAAATCATGGAAATCGGGTACCTAAGATGTTATCCTGAAATGCAGATAAAATTGTCTGCGTGCCCAAAGGCCTCTGCAACATGTCaacttttatattattga
- the LOC123888144 gene encoding FBD-associated F-box protein At5g56370-like, with protein sequence MQQPRNCKAAPAVDTISSLPDSILSRILSLLPIKDAVATSILSKRWIHIWHFVDSIDFADIVIVNSIESNFSFNQFMYSVLLSRYAADSHFIKSFNLQIEYNNPNLAYNLGFPNVNKWINLIVKGGLKYLRLHLNVGDVDVGDSDDDKLPKLPIGILTCRTLVSLDLLRFRVKDFSFSSIGFGFPSLNVLQLTDIVFHQVRDFMLLLAGCPILKYLQAEAICFYREEEEDSLTIQEFKSLSLPKLVNADITQCWFSCFPVNALSNSEILCIDTYMLCTKDHGVNQQLCPCNDIPIFHNLTKLELHDRLELVLLVLQHCPKLQKLELKQEIYDLAGNEDGQQNWVEPEFVPQCLSSYLRTCSIHIILSLPSVDLLQSELMLAKYILKNARNLQTMKIWNIHPEIERKLSTCPKASATCQLLFYR encoded by the exons ATGCAGCAACCGAGAAATTGTAAAGCAGCACCGGCGGTGGATACAATCAGTAGTTTACCGGATTCGATTCTGAGCCGCATACTCTCTCTTCTTCCCATCAAAGATGCAGTTGCCACAAGCATTCTGTCAAAGAGATGGATTCATATATGGCACTTTGTGGACAGTATCGACTTCGCTGACATCGTCATAGTGAATAGCATTGAATCTAATTTCAGTTTTAACCAGTTTATGTACTCCGTTTTGCTCTCTCGATACGCCGCTGACTCTCATTTCATCAAAAGTTTCAACCTCCAGATTGAATACAATAACCCTAATCTTGCCTATAATTTAGGGTTTCCCAATGTCAACAAATGGATTAACCTTATTGTTAAAGGTGGACTCAAGTATCTTCGTCTCCATCTCAATGTAGGTGACGTTGATGTTGGTGATAGTGATGATGACAAATTACCTAAATTGCCAATAGGTATTCTTACTTGCAGAACACTAGTAAGTCTCGACCTGCTTCGATTCCGTGTGAAGgatttctcattttcttctattggatttggatttccatCACTCAATGTCCTTCAATTGACGGATATAGTATTTCATCAAGTTCGAGATTTTATGTTGCTTCTGGCCGGATGTCCGATTCTTAAGTATCTACAAGCGGAAGCTATATGCTTCTATCGCGAGGAAGAGGAAGATTCTCTTACCATTCAAGAGTTTAAAAGCTTAAGCTTACCCAAATTGGTTAATGCAGATATCACTCAATGTTGGTTTTCATGTTTTCCTGTGAATGCTCTTTCTAATTCGGAGATTTTGTGTATAGACACTTACATGTTATGCACAAAAGACCACGGG GTGAATCAGCAGCTATGCCCTTGCAATGATATTCCTATCTTTCATAATTTGACCAAATTGGAGCTCCATGATAGGTTGGAATTGGTACTGCTAGTGCTCCAACACTGTCCTAAGCTTCAAAAACTTGAACTTAAACAG GAGATATATGATCTAGCGGGGAATGAAGATGGTCAGCAAAATTGGGTTGAACCAGAATTTGTCCCACAATGCCTTTCATCATACCTTAGAACTTGCAGTATTCATATCATTTTAAGCTTACCAAGTGTTGACTTACTACAAAGTGAGCTTATGTtagcaaaatatattttgaagaatgCAAGAAATTTACAAACCATGAAAATCTGGAACATTCATCCtgaaatagaaagaaaattGTCCACATGCCCAAAGGCCTCTGCAACAtgtcaacttttattttatcgATGA
- the LOC123888145 gene encoding FBD-associated F-box protein At5g56370-like, whose product MQRRRKSDAAPTVDPISNLPNVILSGILSLLPTKEAVATSILSKRWIHLCHSIDNIDFPNIIKLNSIQSITTFTKFIDSILVSHFINTFRLKIEYGNCNLASNLGFPNVTKWVNLVVQSREFKYLRLHLYVDDSDDDDDVIGQTPILPISIFSCKTLLSLDLARFRVKGFTFSSIGFGFPSLKVLHLDYIVFQMVRDFMLLLAGCPNLEDLRATNIYFYYGNSLTIQEFESLSLPKLNSAVITQCWCLCFPMKALSNSEYLCVETSMLCTKEHKVYELPCPCYDIPIFHNLTHLELHDKLELVLQKLQHCPKLQNLELHQASFEIAGHEEDYLQNNWVEPEVVPQCLSSFLRTCTIHNFLGLQSELMLIKYILKNARNLQFMRMQNIWDNPEIETELSTCPKASATCRLLFY is encoded by the exons ATGCAGCGACGGAGAAAGTCTGATGCAGCACCAACGGTGGATCCAATCAGCAATCTACCGAACGTGATTTTGAGCGGCATTCTCTCTCTTCTCCCCACCAAAGAAGCAGTTGCCACAAGTATTTTGTCAAAGAGATGGATTCATCTATGCCACTCTATTGACAATATCGACTTCCCCAATATCATCAAATTGAATAGCATTCAATCTATCACCACTTTTACCAAGTTTATCGACTCCATCTTGGTCTCTCATTTCATCAACACTTTCCGCCTCAAAATTGAATACGGTAACTGTAATCTTGCCTCTAATTTAGGGTTTCCCAATGTCACCAAATGGGTTAACCTTGTTGTTCAATCTCGTGAGTTCAAGTATCTTCGTCTCCATCTCTATGTGGATgacagtgatgatgatgatgatgtgatTGGTCAAACACCTATATTGCCCATAAGTATTTTCAGCTGCAAAACCCTTCTAAGTCTTGACCTTGCCCGATTCCGTGTGAAGGGTTTTACATTTTCTTCcattggatttggatttccatCACTCAAGGTACTTCATTTGGATTATATTGTCTTTCAAATGGTTCGAGATTTTATGTTGCTTCTAGCTGGATGTCCAAATCTTGAGGATCTACGAGCGACAAATATTTACTTCTATTATGGAAATTCGCTTACCATTCAAGAGTTTGAAAGTTTAAGCTTACCCAAATTGAATAGTGCAGTTATCACTCAATGCTGGTGTTTATGTTTTCCGATGAAAGCACTTTCTAATTCGGAGTATTTGTGCGTCGAGACATCCATGTTATGCACAAAAGAACATAAAGTATATgag CTGCCATGCCCTTGCTATGATATTCCTATCTTTCATAATTTGACCCACTTGGAGCTCCACGATAAATTGGAATTGGTACTACAAAAGCTCCAACACTGCCCCAAGCTTCAAAATCTCGAACTTCACCAG GCCTCATTTGAGATAGCGGGGCATGAAGAAGATTATCTGCAAAATAATTGGGTGGAACCAGAAGTTGTCCCACAATGCCTTTCATCATTCCTTAGGACTTGCACTATTCATAACTTTTTAGGCTTACAAAGTGAGCTtatgttaataaaatatattttgaagaatgCAAGAAATTTACAATTCATGAGAATGCAGAACATATGGGATAATCCTGAAATAGAAACAGAACTGTCCACATGCCCAAAAGCCTCTGCAACATGTcgacttttattttattga